A stretch of the Lolium perenne isolate Kyuss_39 chromosome 3, Kyuss_2.0, whole genome shotgun sequence genome encodes the following:
- the LOC127345662 gene encoding purine permease 3 translates to MDVETPALTQPLEQQQLASAAAAGVAAKPLHRNPRLVLSFVLMVVGWASGPLLLRTYFLHGGNRKWLSSLLQTAGWPLLLAPLTVSFLSRRRCSTNKTPVFFISPLLLAASVVVGIMTGLDNLLYAFGLDYLPVSTSSVLMSTQLAFTAGFALVLVRQRFTAFSVNAVVLLSVGAAMLGMNGGGDRPAGVTRVQYYAGFGLTLGAAALYGLMLPVIELSQARHVARSRCAVTYTLVMEMQVVIGFSATVFSIIGMIVNNDFHAIPREAQEFGLGKAGYYVLLVGAAIMYQLFCLGIMGAVFYGSALLGGVIMTVLIPVTEVLAVLFFHEPFNGIKGIAVALSVWGFVSYFYGEIQIHAQSSNKPSNAEKLDL, encoded by the exons ATGGACGTTGAAACCCCAGCTCTGACACAGCCCCTCGAGCAGCAGCAGCTCgctagcgccgccgccgccggtgtcGCGGCTAAACCGCTCCACCGTAACCCCCGCCTGGTCCTCAGCTTCGTCCTCATGGTCGTCGGCTGGGCGAGCGGGCCACTCCTCCTCCGCACCTACTTCCTCCACGGCGGGAACCGCAAGTGGCTCTCTAGCCTGCTCCAGACCGCCGGATGGCCGCTCCTGCTCGCGCCGCTCACCGTCTCGTTCCTCTCTCGCCGCCGGTGCTCCACCAACAAAACGCCGGTCTTCTTTATCTCGCCCCTGCTCCTGGCCGCGAGCGTCGTGGTCGGCATCATGACCGGGCTCGACAACCTCCTCTACGCCTTCGGCCTGGACTACCTACCCGTGTCCACCTCCTCCGTCCTCATGTCCACGCAGCTCGCCTTCACGGCCGGCTTCGCTCTCGTGCTCGTGCGCCAGCGGTTCACGGCCTTCTCCGTCAATGCCGTGGTGCTACTCAGCGTCGGCGCTGCCATGCTGGGGATGAACGGCGGAGGGGACCGCCCGGCGGGGGTGACGAGAGTGCAGTACTACGCAGGGTTCGGCTTGACGCTCGGCGCTGCCGCGCTGTACGGGCTCATGCTGCCCGTCATAGAGCTCAGCCAGGCGCGGCACGTCGCGCGCTCCCGCTGCGCCGTCACTTACACGCTGGTCATGGAGATGCAGGTCGTCATCGGGTTCTCGGCCACGGTCTTCAGCATCATCGGCATGATCGTCAACAATGACTTCCAC GCAATCCCACGTGAAGCCCAGGAGTTCGGGCTCGGCAAGGCAGGCTACTACGTGCTGCTGGTCGGTGCCGCCATCATGTACCAGTTGTTTTGCCTTGGCATCATGGGTGCAGTATTCTACGGTTCGGCGCTGCTCGGCGGCGTCATCATGACTGTCCTCATCCCAGTCACCGAGGTGCTCGCCGTCTTATTCTTCCACGAGCCGTTCAACGGTATCAAAGGCATAGCAGTGGCCCTCTCCGTTTGGGGCTTCGTCTCCTACTTCTATGGTGAGATCCAGATCCATGCGCAGTCGTCCAACAAGCCCTCAAATGCAGAGAAATTAGATCTTTAA